A part of Acipenser ruthenus chromosome 50, fAciRut3.2 maternal haplotype, whole genome shotgun sequence genomic DNA contains:
- the LOC117967930 gene encoding nucleotidyltransferase MB21D2-like, giving the protein MASVTSAVAPNSAALDFRSGASVERVSELVQELLLLEQSDFGDQTAMEVHTAKDFIFSMLGLVQQLDQRLPVSNEYLLLSGGAREGVLDLSPEDLGDYVKGADYDLDFTLLVPALKLHDRNQPVTLDMRQSPPCHSWLSLRLCEQAMLSRWKHCCRGAQGEAAGEEGGGYYFSPTLVADWFSEAVLKVINELRRNPQRGTPIPETVERNGPVTTLILTAGSSRILYDLVPVVSFRGWPAVAQGWLMENHFWDGKITEEEAISGFYLLPCCSASSKELLVGGIEGAAQPDKEWRLAFSRSEVQIKKCIPLPLAHAFQAAKAIISKLISRPKAAVSPYHLRTLMFWACDRLPSAYLSKEGTGPLLLGLLDELASALLNKSCPNYFLPQCNMFEHLSDSTALLLARKLACVRSDPAEHLRTALEQAEAAARLKLQGGRGNTTALSPGSSPGLPQPQEDRMARRLQQLVTENPGKSISVFLNPEDVSRPHFRIDDKFY; this is encoded by the exons ATGGCCTCTGTGACGAGCGCAGTGGCCCCGAACTCCGCAGCGCTGGATTTCCGCTCGGGGGCCAGTGTGGAGCGGGTGTCGGAGCTGGTGCAGGAGCTCCTCCTCCTGGAGCAGAGTGACTTCGGAGACCAAACTGCGATGGAGGTGCACACAGCCAAAGACTTCATCTTCAGCATGCTGG GGCTTGTCCAGCAGTTAGACCAGAGGCTGCCGGTATCCAACGAGTACCTGCTGCTGTCTGGTGGGGCTCGAGAGGGGGTCCTAGACCTGAGTCCTGAGGATCTGGGCGACTACGTCAAGGGGGCAGACTACGACTTGGACTTTACCTTACTGGTGCCAGCTCTGAAGCTCCACGACCGAAACCAGCCGGTCACTCTGGACATGCGGCAGTCTCCTCCCTGTCACTCCTGGCTGAGTCTGCGCCTGTGTGAGCAGGCCATGCTGTCCCGCTGGAAACACTGCTGCAGGGGAGCCCAGGGGGAGGCTGCTGGGGAAGAGGGGGGCGGCTACTACTTCTCCCCGACCCTAGTGGCAGACTGGTTCTCGGAAGCCGTTCTGAAAGTAATAAACGAACTCCGACGCAACCCCCAAAGGGGCACCCCGATCCCGGAGACGGTGGAACGCAACGGGCCCGTGACCACCCTGATTCTGACAGCCGGGTCGAGCCGGATCCTCTACGACCTGGTCCCAGTGGTCTCGTTCAGGGGCTGGCCAGCGGTCGCCCAGGGCTGGCTGATGGAAAACCATTTCTGGGACGGGAAGATCACTGAAGAAGAAGCCATCAGCGGCTTCTACCTCCTGCCCTGCTGCTCGGCGTCCAGCAAGGAGCTGCTGGTGGGGGGCATCGAAGGAGCCGCGCAGCCCGATAAGGAGTGGCGGTTGGCGTTCTCCCGCAGCGAAGTCCAGATCAAAAAGTGCATCCCTCTCCCTTTAGCCCACGCTTTCCAGGCAGCCAAAGCCATCATCTCCAAACTCATCTCCCGTCCCAAAGCTGCGGTCAGCCCCTACCACCTGCGCACCCTCATGTTCTGGGCCTGCGACCGCCTCCCCTCCGCTTACCTCTCCAAAGAAGGCACTGGCCCTCTCTTACTGGGCCTCTTGGATGAGCTGGCCAGCGCTCTCCTCAATAAGAGCTGCCCCAATTACTTTCTCCCGCAGTGCAACATGTTCGAGCACCTCTCCGACTCCACCGCGCTGCTCCTGGCGCGCAAGCTGGCCTGCGTTCGCTCGGACCCGGCCGAGCACCTCCGCACAGCCCTGGAGCAGGCAGAGGCAGCAGCCAGGCTCAAGCTCCAGGGAGGAAGGGGGAACACTACTGCTCTGTCTCCAGGATCCAGCCCTGGACTCCCCCAGCCCCAGGAGGACCGCATGGCCAGGCGACTGCAGCAGCTGGTCACAGAGAACCCGGGGAAGTCcatctctgtcttcctaaacccTGAAGATGTCAGCAGACCGCACTTCCGCATCGACGACAAGTTCTACTGA